TATATAAAGGAAGTGTTGCCCATAAAGTGATGAATAACGGAGGGAAGAATATTTATGAACAGCAGGTGCAGTCTGCGAAATTTCTGAATCTGTTTTATAACAGCTCTAAAGTGGTTGCTAATGATATTGGCGCGGTAAGCTATTATACGGATATTCATTTGCTGGATATTGCCGGACTCGGGTCAGTGGAAACCGTTCCTTTTAATGAAAACAAAGGAAAGTTTGACAAGAGGTTTGAAGATTTTCTTGCCCGATATTGTTTTGAGAATAAATATGATCTTGCAATAGTATATGAAGGCTGGCTTCAAGGGCATGTTCCTCCACACTGGAAAAAAGCAGCGGTCCTGAAGATAGGAGAGAAGATAACCGTAGCAAGACAGGAAGTATCTGTTTATTCTATCAATGAAAAGAATCTGGTACAGCTGAAACAAAATATCAGAAAATTTAACTGGAATAAAAACGTTACCGTCACAATCACCGAATAAATGTAAGTGTCTGTTAATTAATTTTTAATAAAAAAGATTATTTGCAGATAACTGCTTGTTAATTAAAAAAAAATTATTATTTTTGCACCCTAAAATAAAAAGCAATTAAATGCCTACTATTCAACAATTAGTAAGAAAAGGAAGAGCCACGCTTGCCAAGAAGAGCAAATCGGCTGCCCTTGATTCTTGTCCACAAAGACGTGGTGTATGTACGAGAGTATATACTACTACACCGAAGAAACCTAACTCTGCACTTAGAAAAGTAGCAAGGGTAAGACTTTCTAACGGTAAAGAAGTGAATGCCTATATCCCGGGCGAAGGACATAATCTTCAAGAGCACTCGATAGTATTGGTTAGAGGCGGAAGGGTGAAAGACCTACCGGGAGTACGTTACCACATCGTAAGAGGTGCATTAGATACCGCTGGTGTAAATGGAAGAACTCAGAGAAGATCTAAGTACGGAGCTAAGAGACCTAAACCAGGACAAGCAGCTGCTGCTCCTGCAAAAGGAAAGAAAAAATAATCATTAAATAAGGTACAAAAGCAATGAGAAAGACAAAAGCGAAAAAAAGACCGTTGTTACCAGATCCAAAGTTTAATGATCAATTGGTAACGAGATTCGTAAACAACTTGATGCTTGACGGTAAGAAGTCAATCGCATTCAAAATATTCTATGATGCATTAGATATCGTAGAAACTAAAAAAGGAGAAACGGAAAAAACTGCCCTTGAAATCTGGAAAGATGCACTTACAAATGTAATGCCTCACGTAGAAGTACGTTCTAGAAGAGTAGGTGGAGCTAACTTCCAAATTCCTATGCCAATCAGAGCTGACAGAAAAATTTCTATGGCAATGAAATGGTTAATTAGCTACTCTAAAAAGAGAAATGATAAGTCTATGGCTTTGAAATTAGCTAATGAAGTAGTAGCTGCTTCAAGAGAAGAAGGTGCTGCTTTCAAAAAGAAATCTGATACTCACAAAATGGCGGAAGCTAATAAGGCTTTCTCACACTTTAAATTCTAATTAGAAATGAGTAGAGATCTTAAATTTACAAGAAATATTGGTATTGCCGCTCACATTGATGCTGGTAAAACTACTACTACAGAAAGAATCTTATTCTATACAGGTGTAAACCATAAAATTGGAGAAGTTCACGATGGTGCTTCTACAATGGACTGGATGGAGCAGGAAGCAGAAAGAGGGATTACTATTACTTCTGCTGCAACTACTTGTTCTTGGAACTTTCCAACAGATCAGGGAAAACCTGTTGCAGACACTAAACCTTACCACTTCAACATTATCGATACACCGGGACACGTTGACTTCACTGTAGAAGTAAACAGATCTTTAAGAGTATTGGATGGATTGGTATTCTTATTCTCAGCAGTAGATGGAGTAGAGCCTCAGTCTGAAACAAACTGGAGACTTGCTGACAACTACAAAGTTGCTAGAATGGGATTCGTAAACAAAATGGACAGACAGGGTGCTGACTTCCTTAACGTGGTAAACCAGGTTAAAGATATGTTAGGATCTAACGCGGTTCCAATCGTTTTACCAATCGGTGCTGAAGAAGATTTCAAAGGTGTTGTTGACTTAATTAAAAACAGAGCGATCATCTGGGATGAAGCAGGACAAGGAGCTACTTTCGAAGTAGTGCCAATTCCTGAAGACATGAAAGATGAAGTTCTTGAATATAGAGAGAAACTTGTAGAAGCTGTTTCTGAGTATGACGAAACTTTGATGGAGAAATTCTTTGAAGATCCGGATTCAATTACAGAAGAAGAAATCAATGCTGCATTGAGAGCTGCTACTATCGATTTATCTATTATCCCAATGACTTGTGGTTCTTCATTCAAGAACAAAGGAGTACAGTTTATGTTGGATGCAGTATGTAAATACTTGCCTTCTCCATTGGATAAAGATGATATCAAAGGTACTGATCCAAGAACTGACGCTGAAATCACAAGAAAACCATCTGTAGATGAGCCTTTCGCAGCTTTAGCATTTAAGATTGCTACTGACCCGTTCGTGGGAAGATTAGCATTCTTCAGAGCATACTCTGGAAGACTTGATGCAGGTTCTTATATCTTGAACACGCGTTCAGGAGATAAAGAAAGAATCTCAAGAATCTATCAGATGCACGCTAATAAGCAGAATCCAGTAGAATATATTGAAGCTGGTGATATTGGTGCTGCGGTAGGATTCAAATCTATCAAAACTGGTGATACAATGTGTGACGAGAAAAACCCAATCGTTCTTGAATCGATGGTTTTCCCTGATCCGGTAATTGGTATCGCTGTTGAGCCTAAAACTAAAGCTGACCAGGATAAAATGGGTAACGCTCTAGCTAAATTGGCTGAAGAAGATCCAACGTTTACAGTGAGAACTGATGAAGCTTCTGGACAAACAATTATCTCTGGTATGGGTGAGCTTCACTTGGATATCATTGTAGACCGTATGAGAAGAGAATTCAAAGTTGAAGTAAACCAAGGACAACCTCAGGTAGAGTACAAAGAAAACTTAACAAAAGTTGCCAGCCACAGAGAAGTTTACAAAAAGCAATCTGGAGGTAAAGGTAAATTTGCTGATATTGTATTTGAACTAGGACCTGCAGACGAAGGTAAAGTTGGTTTAGAATTCATCAATGAGATCAAAGGTGGTAACGTTCCTAGAGAATTTGTTCCTGCCATTGAAAAAGGCTTTAAAGCTGCAATGAAGAACGGTCCTTTGGCTGGTTTCGAAGTTGAAGGTATTAAAGTGGTTCTTAAAGACGGATCTTTCCACGCGGTGGATTCTGATGCTCTTTCCTTTGAAATGGCTGCTAAGTTAGGATTTAAAGAAGCGGGACGTGCTGCTAAGCCAGTAATTATGGAGCCTATTATGAAACTGGAAGTTGTAACTCCGGAAGAATATATGGGTAACATCATTGGTGACCTTAACAAGAGAAGAGGTACCATCAGTGGTCAGGAAGAGAAAAATGGAGCTATTGTAATCAAAGGTTCTGTTCCACTTTCTGAAATGTTTGGATATGTAACAACTCTAAGAACACTTTCATCAGGAAGAGCTACCTCTTCTATGGAATTAGAGAAGTACCAGGCTACTCCACAAAACGTTGCTGAAGATATCATCGCTAAAGCAAAAGGTTAATTTTTAAATTAAAGAAATGTCACAAAGAATCAGAATAAAACTAAAATCTTACGATTACAACTTGGTAGACAAGTCTGCTGAGAAAATCGTAAAAACGGTAAAGGCTACTGGTGCTGTTGTAAACGGACCAATTCCATTGCCAACGAATAAGAGAATCTTCACAGTGTTGAGATCTCCGCACGTAAACAAGAAAGCAAGAGAGCAGTTCCAGTTATCAGCTCACAAGAGACTAATGGATATCTACTCTTCTTCTTCTAAGACTGTTGATGCTCTAATGAAATTAGAACTTCCTTCAGGTGTAGATGTAGAAATTAAAGTGTGATAACTGCATACTTTGCAATGATTATAGAATCCGTTCCTTTTTAGGAACGGATTTTTTGCTTCCAATTTTTAAAAAGATTCTTATATCTTTAGCGGGATTCATAAATTATCGATATTTTTGGCTCAAACTTTTACCGTGAAAAAACTCTTCTTCTTATTATTTCCTTTACTGTTTAGTGCACAGACACATCGCTTTGTTTACCTGTTTCAATATAAAAAAGATTCATTGGCACAAGATTTTACTAAAGCCAATATGATTCTGGACGTTAATCCTGATGATGTCAAATTTTATCCTTACTCTTACGCTCAAACAGATTCTCTGAATACTATCCGTGGCCAGAAAAGATCAAGATGGGATGATGATCTTCCTGCCATTATCAGGAAGAAGGATTCTTTTGAAAATACTTCATTGATTTTGCTGAATGATTTTTTTTCTTTAAAATCAACGGATAAAATGAACTGGAAGCTTTTAAGTGATACAAAAGTTGACGGACAGTATAATTTGCAGAAAGCAACCACAAATTTTGGAGGCAGACAATGGATCGCTTGGTTCTGCAAAGACATCAATTTAAGCGAAGGACCCTATAAGTTCCGTGGGCTTCCGGGGCTCATCTTTGAAATAGAAGACAGCAACAGGAATTATATTTTTAAACTGGCTAAAAGTATGAAGTTTCCCAAGACTTATGAAACCCCGTTCCTGGAGAGTTTTATTGGAAAGAAACCTCTTCTTGTGACGGAGAAGATCATTGCAAAAAAGCAGCTGGAACTCTACAATGATCCACTGCATGATGTTGCAGAAGCATTCAAATCAAATACCAATCCCGACAATACATTTTATGTTTTAGGAGTACAGATCAAAAGTTTGGACCAGTTAAAAGGAATGTCTGATGAAAGAAGAAAAATGATGCTCAAAGAAAACAATCCCATCGAAATTGATAAAGCCGTAAAATATCCTTTGAATTAAAGAAAATAGAAATACCCGATTACAACCCTCCTTTTCACAGGAGGGCTTTTTTATGCCGAAATATCTGAAAAGTGAGATATATCAGATTGAATTGTTTATTTAGAATTAATAAAAATAACTAAATTCGCCAAAAATTATCAGATGAATAAAGTAGTATCCTTTTCTCTGCTTGTACTGGGTGGGGTTTTTGTAAACGCACAGCAAGTGAATGATTCTATTAAAAAATCAAAAGAAATTGACGAGGTAGAATTGTTCGGTGAAAAAAAGAAACAGCCGGCAGGACTTGAAACGGTAACCAGGCTCCCTTTGAAAACCAGAGATCAGATCCAAAGTATTTCTGTTATTTCCCATAAGGCCATTGAAGAATTAGGAGCACTTACGGTAACTGATGTTGCCAAAAATGTACCGGGTGTTACCCTATTTTCAAGCTATGGTGGAGGAAACGAAAGTATGTCAATTAGAGGTTATAGAGGAGTTCCTGTTTTAAAAAATGGAGTTCAGATGGATTCTGACTTCCGTACTGCAGGAATGATTACCGATATGCAGGGAGTTGAGAATATTCAGGTTCTGAAAGGTTCGGCAGCAGTTACCCAGGGAATAGGTGACGGGCTGGGATCAGCAGGAGGGGTAATCAATGTAGTAACAAAGAAACCTAACTTTATCAATAGCGGTAATATCGGTTTTAGATATGGAAGCTGGGATTTTTACAGACCGACTGTAGATGTTCAGAGGGTTTTAGATTCTCAGGGAAGAGTTGCTGTAAGATTTAATGGTGCCTATCAGAATAATAACTCTTTCAGATCTCATGTAGAAGGTGAAAGAATTTACATTAACCCATCAGTCGCTTTCCGTCCGGATGATAAAACTCAAATTGTTGTTGAGCTGGATTATCTTCACGATAAACGTACACCGGACAGAGGAACCATCAATCTTGCGGACGCTAATGTGGAAGCTCTTTATAAGATGCCTAAAGGAGCATTCCTAGGATATACAACCGACTTTACAAAAGTTCAGTCATTTAACTTTTCTACAACAGCAGAAAGAAAACTTACTGACAAATTGAAGCTGAGAGCAGCTTTTATTTCAGCAGAAAGAGAGGTAAACAGTGAAGCTTCATCTATTGCCCATGCCAAAAATACTCCCTGGACAGAACGTTACAGAACAATTGGGAAAAGCAGAAGCATTGATGCTAATAAAGTATTTCAGGCAGATTTCATAGGACAGGATATTCAGACCGGATTTATTAAACATACATTCCAGGTTGGGGTAGATTGGAAAGAAAGTGAAGTAACGACCTACGCCTTTAATGCCTATAAAAACTCTATAACAGCAGCAAACATTATTAATGCTGGTAATCCGCTTGATTCTTTTGATGTAATGCAGGGGATTTCAAATACTTTACCTGTCAATGTATTGTATCAGCAGTCTAAAGATCCGGGAGTGGTGAAAACACCAACTTTTGGGGCTATGGCACAGAATGTAATGTCTTTTGGTAAATATTTTAAAGCGCATGCCGGTATCCGATATAGCATGGTAAACGGATCTGATAAAAGTACAAGTAACGCATGGAATCCATCATTTGGATTAATGTTCTTCCCTATGGAAAACCTTAATGTTTTTGGATCATATACTACCACTACATCATTGAGAACAGTTAACAATGTTCTTTTATCCGGAGGAACAGTAGGTCCTTCTACAACTAAACAGTGGGAAGCCGGAATTAAATCAGACTGGTTTAATGAACGTCTTAGATTCAATGTTACCCTATTTGATATTAAGACAGATCATCTTTCATTTACAATTCTTGATGAAAACTATAACCCTGTTGTAATCGACAAACAGACCATGTATGGTCTGGCAGGAAACCTTAGAAGAAAAGGAGTTGAAGTAGAGCTTATCGGTAGAATTTTACCAAACCTTCAGGTAATGTCCGGATGGGCTTATCTGGATGCTCAATATGAAGACAGCCCGGCTTACGTTAATGGGTCTGCACCAATGAATGCACCTAAGCATACTGCGAACGGTTGGTTAAATTATAAATTCAATACAGGAGCTTTAACGGGGCTTGATGTAGGAGCAGGAATTTACTATGTAGGTAAAAGACCGGTTGATGAATGGACGCAAAAAACCTTTACTGCAGGCCATGCAAATAGTGTAAAGCCAGGGGAAAAACCTTTTGATATGCCGGAATATACTACGGTAGATGCTCAGGTGGGTTATACCCTTAAAAATGGTATTGGTATGAGGGTATTCTTCAATAATATCTTTGATGCAGTAGGATATAGCTCTTACTTCAGAGGAGGATATATCGATCAGATTCAGCCTAGAAACTTTGCCGTTCAGGTCAACTATAAATTCTAATCAAAAAATCATCTATTATGAAAAATATGAAAACTTTATTATTCGCATTTGTTATCGGAGCAGCAGTTATTTCTTGTTCCGGCGACAAAAAGAAAGGAATTGATTACAACCAGTTCAAAACAGAAGTGAAACTTACGGCTGAACAGGAAAAGAGTTTTGACGAGATTACTAAAAAATATCAGGACCTTCAGGAGCAGAATTATC
This region of Chryseobacterium vaccae genomic DNA includes:
- a CDS encoding TonB-dependent siderophore receptor, with translation MNKVVSFSLLVLGGVFVNAQQVNDSIKKSKEIDEVELFGEKKKQPAGLETVTRLPLKTRDQIQSISVISHKAIEELGALTVTDVAKNVPGVTLFSSYGGGNESMSIRGYRGVPVLKNGVQMDSDFRTAGMITDMQGVENIQVLKGSAAVTQGIGDGLGSAGGVINVVTKKPNFINSGNIGFRYGSWDFYRPTVDVQRVLDSQGRVAVRFNGAYQNNNSFRSHVEGERIYINPSVAFRPDDKTQIVVELDYLHDKRTPDRGTINLADANVEALYKMPKGAFLGYTTDFTKVQSFNFSTTAERKLTDKLKLRAAFISAEREVNSEASSIAHAKNTPWTERYRTIGKSRSIDANKVFQADFIGQDIQTGFIKHTFQVGVDWKESEVTTYAFNAYKNSITAANIINAGNPLDSFDVMQGISNTLPVNVLYQQSKDPGVVKTPTFGAMAQNVMSFGKYFKAHAGIRYSMVNGSDKSTSNAWNPSFGLMFFPMENLNVFGSYTTTTSLRTVNNVLLSGGTVGPSTTKQWEAGIKSDWFNERLRFNVTLFDIKTDHLSFTILDENYNPVVIDKQTMYGLAGNLRRKGVEVELIGRILPNLQVMSGWAYLDAQYEDSPAYVNGSAPMNAPKHTANGWLNYKFNTGALTGLDVGAGIYYVGKRPVDEWTQKTFTAGHANSVKPGEKPFDMPEYTTVDAQVGYTLKNGIGMRVFFNNIFDAVGYSSYFRGGYIDQIQPRNFAVQVNYKF
- the rpsG gene encoding 30S ribosomal protein S7 translates to MRKTKAKKRPLLPDPKFNDQLVTRFVNNLMLDGKKSIAFKIFYDALDIVETKKGETEKTALEIWKDALTNVMPHVEVRSRRVGGANFQIPMPIRADRKISMAMKWLISYSKKRNDKSMALKLANEVVAASREEGAAFKKKSDTHKMAEANKAFSHFKF
- the rpsJ gene encoding 30S ribosomal protein S10; the encoded protein is MSQRIRIKLKSYDYNLVDKSAEKIVKTVKATGAVVNGPIPLPTNKRIFTVLRSPHVNKKAREQFQLSAHKRLMDIYSSSSKTVDALMKLELPSGVDVEIKV
- the fusA gene encoding elongation factor G, whose translation is MSRDLKFTRNIGIAAHIDAGKTTTTERILFYTGVNHKIGEVHDGASTMDWMEQEAERGITITSAATTCSWNFPTDQGKPVADTKPYHFNIIDTPGHVDFTVEVNRSLRVLDGLVFLFSAVDGVEPQSETNWRLADNYKVARMGFVNKMDRQGADFLNVVNQVKDMLGSNAVPIVLPIGAEEDFKGVVDLIKNRAIIWDEAGQGATFEVVPIPEDMKDEVLEYREKLVEAVSEYDETLMEKFFEDPDSITEEEINAALRAATIDLSIIPMTCGSSFKNKGVQFMLDAVCKYLPSPLDKDDIKGTDPRTDAEITRKPSVDEPFAALAFKIATDPFVGRLAFFRAYSGRLDAGSYILNTRSGDKERISRIYQMHANKQNPVEYIEAGDIGAAVGFKSIKTGDTMCDEKNPIVLESMVFPDPVIGIAVEPKTKADQDKMGNALAKLAEEDPTFTVRTDEASGQTIISGMGELHLDIIVDRMRREFKVEVNQGQPQVEYKENLTKVASHREVYKKQSGGKGKFADIVFELGPADEGKVGLEFINEIKGGNVPREFVPAIEKGFKAAMKNGPLAGFEVEGIKVVLKDGSFHAVDSDALSFEMAAKLGFKEAGRAAKPVIMEPIMKLEVVTPEEYMGNIIGDLNKRRGTISGQEEKNGAIVIKGSVPLSEMFGYVTTLRTLSSGRATSSMELEKYQATPQNVAEDIIAKAKG
- a CDS encoding GLPGLI family protein, whose product is MKKLFFLLFPLLFSAQTHRFVYLFQYKKDSLAQDFTKANMILDVNPDDVKFYPYSYAQTDSLNTIRGQKRSRWDDDLPAIIRKKDSFENTSLILLNDFFSLKSTDKMNWKLLSDTKVDGQYNLQKATTNFGGRQWIAWFCKDINLSEGPYKFRGLPGLIFEIEDSNRNYIFKLAKSMKFPKTYETPFLESFIGKKPLLVTEKIIAKKQLELYNDPLHDVAEAFKSNTNPDNTFYVLGVQIKSLDQLKGMSDERRKMMLKENNPIEIDKAVKYPLN
- the rpsL gene encoding 30S ribosomal protein S12 — its product is MPTIQQLVRKGRATLAKKSKSAALDSCPQRRGVCTRVYTTTPKKPNSALRKVARVRLSNGKEVNAYIPGEGHNLQEHSIVLVRGGRVKDLPGVRYHIVRGALDTAGVNGRTQRRSKYGAKRPKPGQAAAAPAKGKKK